Proteins encoded by one window of Cylindrospermum stagnale PCC 7417:
- a CDS encoding ROK family protein, with product MLLWFDVLEKELELAIVVEVIGIDLGGTAIKLGRFAPDGSCRQSLTVETPQPATPAAVVAVMVDAIAQIDPENQTVAIGVGTPGPTDAAGRIAQVAINLAGWQNVPLADYLEAKTGKPTILANDANCAGLGEAWLGAGRRFQNLILLTLGTGVGGAIILDGKLFVGHQGAAGELGLITLNPDGPMCNSGNQGSLEQYASVTAIRRRTGKEPAELGALAQAGDISALTFWQEYGKDLGIGLSSLIYVLTPQAIIIGGGVSASFEFFLPAVTAEIEKRVIPTSRMGLEILPAELGNSAGMVGAAKLAWQKVN from the coding sequence GTGCTTTTGTGGTTTGATGTTTTAGAGAAAGAATTGGAATTGGCGATAGTGGTGGAAGTAATTGGCATTGATTTAGGGGGAACAGCGATTAAGCTGGGGCGGTTTGCACCTGATGGCAGTTGCCGACAATCTTTAACTGTGGAAACTCCCCAACCTGCAACACCAGCGGCTGTTGTGGCTGTGATGGTAGATGCGATAGCTCAAATTGACCCAGAAAATCAAACTGTTGCCATTGGTGTGGGGACTCCGGGTCCCACCGATGCAGCAGGGCGGATTGCCCAAGTCGCCATTAACTTGGCAGGATGGCAAAATGTCCCCTTGGCAGACTACTTAGAAGCCAAAACTGGTAAACCTACCATTCTCGCTAATGATGCTAACTGTGCCGGGTTGGGAGAAGCTTGGTTAGGTGCCGGTCGCCGCTTTCAAAATCTCATTTTGTTGACTTTGGGCACTGGGGTTGGTGGTGCGATTATTCTCGATGGCAAATTGTTTGTGGGACATCAAGGCGCTGCTGGGGAATTGGGTTTAATCACCTTAAACCCCGATGGTCCGATGTGTAATAGCGGTAATCAAGGCTCTCTCGAACAGTATGCTTCAGTTACGGCAATTCGTCGCCGCACTGGCAAGGAACCAGCAGAATTGGGCGCCCTTGCCCAAGCAGGAGACATTAGTGCCTTGACTTTTTGGCAAGAATATGGTAAGGATTTAGGTATTGGCTTGTCTAGCTTAATCTACGTCCTGACACCACAAGCGATCATTATTGGTGGCGGAGTGAGTGCCAGTTTTGAATTTTTCTTACCAGCGGTTACAGCAGAAATTGAAAAACGCGTTATACCTACATCTCGCATGGGCTTAGAAATTTTGCCAGCAGAGTTGGGCAACTCAGCGGGAATGGTTGGTGCTGCCAAGTTGGCATGGCAGAAAGTTAATTAG
- a CDS encoding ABC transporter permease has product MTITKRRLPSFLRFAENPNLSQRLMLIGLGITFCFIFLAFFSPVFQTWGWLQNPKDFLSNSVHEPPSAKHWFGTSRLGYDVFSRTVFGAQAALQVVILATALSMLIGVPLGMVSGYLGGRLDKVLLFLMDSIYTLPGLLLSVTLAFVVGRGIFNAAIAISIAYIPQYYRVVRNHTVSVKTEVFIEAAQAMGASTWVVLSRYLFFNVIQSVPVLFTLNAADAILVLGGLGFLGLGLPEEVPEWGHDLKQALEALPTGIWWTTLFPGLGMTFMVVGLSLLGEGLNEFVNPRLRRENGVRK; this is encoded by the coding sequence ATGACGATCACAAAACGGCGATTGCCGTCATTTTTACGCTTCGCTGAAAATCCTAACCTTTCCCAACGGTTGATGCTGATTGGGTTAGGTATTACTTTCTGTTTCATCTTCCTGGCGTTCTTCTCTCCCGTCTTTCAGACTTGGGGATGGCTGCAAAATCCCAAAGATTTTCTTTCTAACTCAGTTCACGAACCACCCTCAGCTAAACATTGGTTTGGTACGAGTCGCTTGGGCTATGATGTATTTTCCCGTACGGTTTTTGGTGCTCAAGCTGCACTACAAGTGGTGATTTTAGCAACAGCGCTGAGTATGCTGATTGGTGTGCCTTTGGGCATGGTGAGTGGCTATCTTGGCGGTAGATTGGATAAGGTGTTGCTGTTTCTGATGGATAGCATCTATACTCTCCCAGGACTACTACTTTCGGTGACACTGGCGTTTGTAGTTGGGCGGGGAATCTTCAACGCTGCGATCGCCATCAGCATTGCTTACATCCCCCAATATTATCGTGTTGTCCGCAACCACACAGTCAGCGTTAAAACCGAAGTATTCATCGAAGCAGCGCAAGCAATGGGCGCATCTACCTGGGTTGTGCTGTCTCGATATCTATTTTTTAACGTTATTCAAAGCGTACCCGTACTATTTACCCTTAACGCCGCCGACGCAATTTTGGTTTTAGGCGGTTTAGGCTTTTTGGGACTGGGACTTCCAGAAGAAGTGCCAGAATGGGGACATGATTTAAAACAAGCCTTGGAAGCACTACCCACAGGCATTTGGTGGACTACCCTTTTTCCTGGTTTAGGGATGACATTCATGGTGGTAGGGTTATCACTATTGGGTGAGGGGTTAAATGAATTTGTCAATCCCCGCTTACGGCGAGAAAATGGTGTCCGGAAATAG